The following coding sequences lie in one Aquabacterium olei genomic window:
- a CDS encoding TetR/AcrR family transcriptional regulator, whose protein sequence is MAKILGKATESGVRLSGPTRRKPRQQRAHLSSEALQEAFVRVLMDKGYAKATIREIAAVAGVGIGTFYDYVANKDALAALTIHMHVKQLAIAMAACAERHRGVPTQVLAAALIDDQVDRILSDIPRWAELFVLERQVSSRTAYSKHYEQFVSLWQQALASASDAMPVALQPLKARMIHAIVYGWMTQSLITQGPAVDGEALGDEVKAAVSAYLRGG, encoded by the coding sequence ATGGCAAAAATTCTAGGAAAGGCGACCGAGTCAGGTGTTCGGCTTTCGGGCCCCACGCGCCGCAAGCCGCGCCAGCAGCGCGCGCACCTGAGCTCCGAGGCGCTGCAGGAGGCCTTTGTTCGGGTTTTGATGGACAAGGGCTACGCGAAGGCGACGATCCGCGAGATCGCGGCGGTGGCCGGTGTCGGCATCGGCACGTTTTACGACTACGTCGCCAACAAGGACGCGCTGGCGGCCTTGACGATCCACATGCACGTCAAGCAGCTGGCCATCGCGATGGCGGCGTGTGCCGAGCGGCACCGTGGCGTGCCGACGCAGGTGCTGGCAGCTGCCCTGATCGACGATCAGGTCGATCGCATCCTGAGTGACATCCCGCGGTGGGCCGAGCTGTTCGTGCTGGAGCGCCAGGTGTCCAGCCGCACGGCCTACAGCAAGCACTACGAGCAGTTCGTATCGCTGTGGCAGCAGGCGCTGGCGTCGGCCAGCGACGCCATGCCGGTGGCGCTGCAGCCGCTGAAGGCGAGGATGATCCACGCCATCGTCTATGGCTGGATGACGCAGAGCCTCATCACCCAAGGGCCAGCAGTGGATGGCGAAGCCTTGGGGGATGAGGTGAAGGCGGCGGTCAGCGCGTACCTGCGCGGGGGCTGA
- a CDS encoding LysR family transcriptional regulator, with translation MDLQALTLLVEILDAGNLSEAARRLKMSRANVSYHLNQFERSVGQQLVRRTTRRIEPTEIGLRLYEHGRAIRDELTAARDSVAALSQHLQGRVRLSVPSGYGQLVMSPWLIDFKRAHPGVVLDVVFENRVVDLLRDEVDIAVRVISDPPENLVARDMGPVRYVACMTPAYAEAHGVPRALTDLAEAPVITSAVVGRELRLAATLHGERHEVPLRPTLTSENFLFLREAIVAGLGVGIVPDYVVHDEVTRGDVITVLDDWKLRIFGMRMQMLYMPNRHHTRAAATFIEFMLQRARADQAEG, from the coding sequence ATGGATCTGCAAGCCCTCACCCTGCTGGTCGAGATCCTCGATGCCGGCAACCTCAGCGAGGCCGCCCGGCGGCTGAAGATGAGCCGGGCCAACGTCAGCTACCACCTCAACCAGTTCGAGCGGTCGGTGGGGCAGCAGCTGGTGCGCCGCACCACCCGCCGCATCGAGCCCACCGAGATCGGCCTGCGCCTGTACGAGCATGGCCGCGCCATCCGCGACGAACTGACGGCCGCGCGGGATTCGGTGGCCGCGCTGAGCCAGCATCTGCAAGGGCGCGTGCGCCTCAGTGTGCCCAGCGGCTATGGGCAGCTGGTGATGTCACCGTGGCTGATCGACTTCAAGCGTGCCCACCCGGGCGTCGTGCTCGATGTGGTGTTCGAGAACCGCGTGGTCGACCTGCTGCGCGACGAGGTCGACATTGCCGTGCGCGTGATCAGCGACCCGCCCGAGAACCTGGTGGCCCGCGACATGGGGCCGGTGCGTTATGTGGCCTGCATGACGCCAGCCTATGCCGAGGCGCATGGCGTGCCGCGCGCGCTCACCGACCTGGCCGAGGCCCCCGTGATCACGTCGGCGGTGGTGGGGCGCGAACTGCGTCTGGCCGCCACGCTGCATGGCGAGCGCCACGAGGTGCCGCTGCGGCCCACGCTCACGTCAGAGAACTTCCTCTTCCTGCGCGAGGCCATCGTGGCCGGGCTGGGCGTGGGCATCGTGCCCGATTACGTCGTGCATGACGAGGTGACGCGCGGCGATGTGATCACCGTGCTCGACGACTGGAAGCTGCGCATCTTCGGCATGCGCATGCAGATGCTCTACATGCCCAACCGCCATCACACGCGGGCGGCGGCCACGTTCATCGAGTTCATGCTGCAGCGGGCGCGCGCCGACCAGGCCGAGGGCTGA
- the badH gene encoding 2-hydroxycyclohexanecarboxyl-CoA dehydrogenase has product MANFDGKTVIVTGGGGGIGGATCKRFARGGAKVAVFDMNLAAARKVVDEIQAAGGVAQAFQCNITDRAEVDAAVAAAEAALGPVAVLVNNAGWDVFKPFVKTVPAEWDKLIAINLTGALHMLHAVLPGMAERKYGRIVNVASDAARGGSSGEAVYAACKGGLVALSKTLAREHARQSITVNVVCPGPTDTALLAGVAEGARDPAKLIEAFKSAIPLGRLGQPDDLAGAIAFFGSDDAGFITGQVISVSGGLTMHG; this is encoded by the coding sequence ATGGCGAATTTTGATGGCAAGACGGTGATCGTGACGGGCGGCGGCGGCGGCATCGGGGGGGCGACCTGCAAGCGCTTTGCCCGGGGCGGCGCCAAGGTCGCCGTGTTCGACATGAACCTGGCGGCCGCCCGGAAGGTGGTCGACGAGATCCAGGCCGCTGGCGGCGTCGCCCAGGCTTTCCAGTGCAACATCACCGACCGCGCTGAAGTCGATGCCGCGGTGGCCGCTGCCGAGGCCGCCCTGGGGCCGGTCGCCGTGCTGGTCAACAACGCCGGGTGGGACGTCTTCAAGCCCTTCGTGAAGACCGTGCCGGCCGAGTGGGACAAGCTGATCGCCATCAACCTGACCGGCGCCCTGCACATGCTGCATGCCGTGCTGCCCGGCATGGCCGAGCGCAAGTACGGCCGCATCGTCAACGTGGCGTCCGACGCCGCCCGCGGTGGCTCGTCCGGTGAGGCCGTGTACGCGGCCTGCAAGGGCGGTCTGGTGGCCTTGTCCAAGACGCTGGCGCGTGAACACGCTCGCCAGAGCATCACCGTCAACGTGGTGTGCCCGGGCCCGACCGACACGGCCCTGCTGGCCGGTGTGGCCGAAGGGGCGCGCGATCCGGCCAAGCTGATCGAGGCATTCAAGAGCGCCATCCCGCTGGGCCGCCTGGGCCAGCCCGACGACCTTGCGGGCGCCATCGCCTTCTTCGGCAGCGACGACGCCGGCTTCATCACCGGCCAGGTGATCTCCGTCTCCGGCGGTCTGACGATGCACGGCTGA
- a CDS encoding acyl-CoA dehydrogenase family protein encodes MNFIHTEDRRMLADLLDRYVAEQYPIDTRHAITSSPTGYSAAHWDKFAELGAIGALFSEADGGFGGTGFDLAVVFESLGRGLVVEPFLASAVLAGSALAHAGNAAQREQLASLIDGSLIATLAHEEADAYYAPNHVSTTATRDAEGYVLNGAKAVVPFADQAHTLILSARTGGNVADADGISLFIVPAQTPGLTLRAYTNIDGTRAAEVTLNQVRLPATALLGAEGQGLATLEHAIGRGVVALCAESLGAMEVAKRQTIDYLQTRKQFGKPIGSFQALQHRMATVLLEIEQARSAVINAAAVLDNLDRTERERALSAAKYSIGRIGTLVAEEAIQLHGGIGMTWELPLPHYAKRLIMIDHQLGDEDHHLARFIALGQQADATLAA; translated from the coding sequence ATGAACTTCATCCACACCGAAGACCGCCGCATGCTGGCGGACCTGCTGGACCGCTATGTGGCCGAGCAGTACCCGATCGACACCCGCCACGCCATCACGTCGTCGCCCACGGGCTACAGCGCTGCCCACTGGGACAAGTTTGCCGAGCTGGGCGCCATTGGCGCGCTGTTCTCTGAGGCGGACGGTGGCTTTGGCGGCACCGGCTTCGACCTGGCGGTCGTGTTCGAGTCGCTCGGGCGCGGCCTGGTGGTCGAGCCCTTTCTGGCGAGCGCCGTGCTGGCCGGCAGTGCCCTGGCCCACGCCGGCAACGCCGCCCAGCGCGAGCAACTGGCCAGCCTGATCGACGGCAGCCTGATCGCCACGCTGGCCCACGAAGAGGCCGACGCCTACTACGCACCCAACCATGTCTCGACCACGGCCACCCGCGATGCCGAAGGCTATGTACTGAACGGCGCCAAGGCTGTCGTGCCGTTTGCCGACCAGGCTCACACGCTGATCCTGTCGGCCCGCACCGGCGGCAATGTGGCCGATGCGGATGGCATCTCGTTGTTCATCGTGCCGGCGCAGACCCCCGGTCTCACGCTGCGCGCCTACACCAACATCGACGGCACCCGCGCGGCCGAAGTGACGCTGAACCAGGTTCGCCTGCCGGCCACCGCGCTGCTGGGCGCAGAAGGCCAGGGCCTGGCCACGCTGGAGCACGCGATCGGCCGCGGCGTCGTGGCCCTGTGCGCCGAGAGCCTGGGCGCGATGGAAGTGGCCAAGCGCCAGACCATCGACTACCTGCAAACCCGCAAGCAGTTCGGCAAGCCCATCGGCAGCTTCCAGGCGCTGCAGCACCGCATGGCCACCGTGCTGCTGGAGATCGAACAGGCCCGATCGGCCGTGATCAACGCCGCGGCGGTGCTGGACAACCTCGACCGCACCGAGCGTGAACGCGCGCTGTCGGCCGCCAAGTACAGCATCGGCCGCATCGGCACCCTGGTGGCCGAAGAGGCGATCCAGTTGCACGGCGGCATCGGCATGACCTGGGAACTGCCCTTGCCGCACTACGCCAAGCGCCTCATCATGATCGACCACCAGCTGGGCGACGAGGACCACCACCTGGCGCGCTTCATCGCGTTGGGCCAGCAGGCCGACGCCACACTGGCCGCCTGA
- a CDS encoding 3-hydroxyacyl-CoA dehydrogenase NAD-binding domain-containing protein codes for MPAHTDSLPAVRVQRDGAIALVTLHNPPVNALSTAVRQGLQQAFAELSHDADVHAIVIAGSGANFIAGADIREFGQPPQAPALPEVCNQIEACDKLVIAAIHGAALGGGLEIALSAHYRVAVDTAKVGLPEVALGLLPGAGGTQRAPRLIGAAAALDLMLSGRHASAKEALRLGLIDHIATSNDIAAEGVAYARSLLADGAPIRRTGEQTAALADRAAQQAAIDAARAEVAKKKGLFSPSKIVDCVQAALDQPFADGLATERDLFTQCLHSPQRAGLVHLFFAEREVTKSPETQSAQPRPLQKVGVIGGGTMGAGIAVSLLDAGLNVTMIERDDAALALGQSRVAKVYDGAVAKGRLTEEGKAAILTRFQGSTHYDALADADLVIEAVFEDMAVKKAVFAELDRVCRPGAVLATNTSYLDINEIAGSISRPQDVLGLHFFSPANIMKLLEIVVPAKVSADVVATGFALAKKLKKVPVRAGVCDGFIGNRILAVYRTAADHMMEDGASPFEIDAMVRAFGYPMGPYEMSDLAGGDIGWATRKRRAATRDPKARYVHIADRLCERGWFGQKTGQGWYVYEAGSRSGKPNPAVEPLIAEARAKAGVTPRPFTREELERRYVAAMVNEGARVVEEGIALRPLDVDVTLVHGYGFPRHKGGPMKYADLVGLPQILADIQSFAKEDPLFWQPAPLLVRLVQEGKNFDSLNHG; via the coding sequence ATGCCCGCCCATACCGACTCCCTCCCGGCCGTTCGCGTCCAACGCGACGGCGCCATCGCCCTGGTCACCCTGCACAACCCGCCGGTGAACGCGCTGAGCACCGCGGTGCGCCAGGGCCTGCAACAGGCCTTTGCCGAACTGAGCCACGACGCCGATGTGCACGCCATCGTGATCGCGGGCTCGGGCGCCAACTTCATCGCCGGTGCCGACATCCGCGAGTTCGGCCAGCCGCCCCAGGCGCCTGCACTGCCCGAGGTCTGCAACCAGATCGAAGCCTGCGACAAGCTGGTGATCGCGGCCATCCATGGCGCCGCGCTCGGTGGCGGCCTGGAGATCGCGCTGTCAGCCCACTACCGCGTGGCCGTCGACACCGCCAAGGTGGGGCTGCCCGAAGTCGCCCTGGGGCTGCTGCCCGGCGCGGGCGGCACCCAACGCGCGCCCCGCCTGATCGGCGCCGCCGCCGCGCTCGACCTGATGCTCAGCGGCCGCCACGCGAGCGCCAAGGAAGCGCTGCGCCTGGGCCTGATCGACCACATTGCGACCAGCAACGACATCGCCGCTGAAGGCGTGGCCTACGCCCGCAGCCTGCTGGCCGACGGCGCCCCGATCCGCCGCACCGGTGAACAGACTGCGGCGCTGGCCGACCGGGCTGCGCAACAGGCCGCGATCGACGCGGCCCGCGCCGAGGTGGCGAAGAAGAAGGGCCTGTTCTCGCCGAGCAAGATCGTCGACTGCGTGCAGGCCGCGCTGGACCAGCCCTTTGCCGACGGCCTGGCCACCGAGCGCGACCTGTTCACGCAGTGCCTGCACAGTCCGCAGCGCGCCGGCCTGGTCCACCTGTTCTTTGCCGAGCGCGAAGTCACCAAGTCGCCAGAGACCCAGTCGGCTCAGCCCCGCCCGTTACAGAAGGTCGGCGTGATCGGCGGCGGCACCATGGGCGCCGGCATCGCCGTGTCCCTGCTGGATGCGGGCCTGAACGTGACGATGATCGAGCGCGATGACGCGGCCCTGGCCCTCGGCCAGTCGCGCGTGGCCAAGGTGTATGACGGGGCCGTGGCCAAGGGCCGCCTGACCGAAGAGGGCAAGGCCGCCATCCTGACGCGCTTCCAGGGCTCGACGCACTACGACGCGCTCGCCGATGCCGACCTGGTGATCGAAGCGGTGTTCGAAGACATGGCCGTGAAGAAGGCGGTGTTTGCCGAGCTGGATCGCGTCTGCCGACCCGGTGCCGTGCTGGCCACCAACACGTCCTACCTGGACATCAACGAGATCGCAGGCAGCATCTCGCGCCCGCAGGATGTGCTCGGCCTGCACTTCTTCTCGCCGGCCAATATCATGAAGCTGCTGGAGATCGTGGTGCCCGCCAAGGTGAGCGCCGACGTGGTCGCCACCGGCTTTGCGCTGGCCAAGAAGCTCAAGAAGGTGCCGGTGCGCGCCGGCGTGTGCGACGGCTTCATCGGCAACCGCATCCTGGCCGTGTACCGCACGGCGGCCGACCACATGATGGAAGACGGGGCCTCGCCGTTCGAGATCGACGCCATGGTGCGCGCCTTCGGCTACCCCATGGGCCCGTACGAGATGAGCGACCTGGCCGGGGGCGACATCGGCTGGGCCACGCGCAAGCGCCGCGCCGCAACCCGCGACCCGAAGGCCCGCTACGTGCACATTGCCGACCGGCTGTGCGAGCGCGGCTGGTTCGGCCAGAAGACCGGCCAGGGCTGGTATGTGTACGAAGCCGGCAGCCGCAGCGGCAAGCCCAATCCGGCCGTCGAGCCCCTCATCGCCGAAGCGCGCGCCAAGGCCGGCGTGACCCCGCGCCCCTTCACCCGCGAAGAGCTGGAGCGCCGCTACGTGGCCGCCATGGTCAACGAAGGCGCCCGGGTGGTCGAAGAGGGCATTGCCTTGCGGCCGCTCGACGTCGATGTCACGCTGGTGCACGGCTACGGCTTCCCCCGCCACAAGGGGGGGCCGATGAAGTACGCCGACCTCGTCGGCCTGCCGCAGATCCTGGCCGACATCCAGTCGTTTGCCAAAGAAGACCCGCTGTTCTGGCAACCGGCCCCGCTGCTGGTCAGGCTGGTGCAGGAAGGCAAGAACTTCGACAGCCTCAACCACGGCTGA
- a CDS encoding MarR family winged helix-turn-helix transcriptional regulator, producing MEMANRIFFRLYQCANMLHKTGTKAVEDEGLTTQQWAVLGALSRARSQEGMSMGDLARYLMVSRQNLTGLISRMERDGHLCSRPDGRDRRARLVTMTDAGRVTWEERARPKIHRFYDQALGDMSTSDMTHTLHYLLRLLENMKRLDDEADGDTEDDVR from the coding sequence ATGGAGATGGCGAACCGCATCTTCTTCCGGCTCTATCAATGTGCAAACATGTTGCACAAAACCGGCACGAAAGCGGTCGAGGACGAAGGGCTCACGACGCAGCAATGGGCCGTGCTGGGCGCCCTGTCGCGCGCCAGATCCCAGGAAGGGATGAGCATGGGCGACCTGGCGCGCTACCTCATGGTCAGCCGCCAGAACCTCACCGGCCTGATCAGCCGCATGGAGCGCGACGGCCACCTGTGCAGCCGCCCCGACGGCCGCGATCGCCGAGCGAGGCTGGTCACGATGACGGACGCGGGACGGGTGACGTGGGAAGAGCGGGCGCGCCCCAAGATCCACCGGTTCTACGACCAGGCCCTCGGCGACATGTCGACGAGCGACATGACGCACACCTTGCATTACCTGCTGCGCCTGCTCGAGAACATGAAGCGCCTTGACGACGAGGCCGATGGCGATACAGAGGACGACGTCCGCTGA
- a CDS encoding acetyl-CoA C-acyltransferase, giving the protein MREAVIVSTARTPLTKSHRGEFNIVPGPTLASFAVRAAVDRAGIEADLIEDAILGCGYPEGRTGRNIGRQAVLRAGLPLSIAGTTVNRFCASGLQAVAMAASRIIVDGAPAMIAGGIESISGIRTREDGDSGIDPWIQAHKPALYMTMIETADIVAQRYGISREAQDRFSVESQRKTAEAQAAGRYADEIIPVTTTMAVVDKDTKAVSHRDVTVDHDTCNRPGTTYESLAKLEPVRGADQFITAGNASQLSDGASACVLMDSREAERRGLQPLGAFRGMAVAGCEPDEMGIGPVFAVPKLLARHGLTVDDIDLWELNEAFASQSVYCQQRLGIPDERLNVNGGAISIGHPFGMTGARLVGHVLLEGRRRKAQNPNVKWAVVTMCIAGGMGAAGLFEIF; this is encoded by the coding sequence ATGCGTGAAGCCGTCATCGTGTCCACCGCACGAACCCCGCTGACCAAGTCGCACCGCGGCGAGTTCAACATCGTGCCCGGCCCCACCCTGGCCTCGTTCGCCGTCCGGGCGGCGGTCGACCGCGCCGGCATCGAAGCCGACCTGATCGAGGATGCCATCCTCGGCTGCGGCTACCCCGAAGGCCGCACCGGCCGCAACATCGGCCGCCAGGCCGTGCTCCGCGCAGGCCTGCCGCTGTCGATTGCCGGCACCACGGTCAACCGCTTCTGTGCATCGGGCCTGCAGGCCGTGGCCATGGCCGCCAGCCGCATCATCGTGGACGGTGCCCCGGCCATGATCGCCGGCGGCATCGAGAGCATCTCGGGCATCCGCACCCGTGAAGACGGCGACAGCGGCATCGACCCATGGATCCAGGCGCACAAGCCGGCGCTCTACATGACGATGATCGAGACCGCCGACATCGTGGCGCAGCGTTATGGCATCAGCCGGGAGGCCCAGGACCGCTTCTCGGTGGAGAGCCAGCGCAAGACGGCCGAAGCCCAGGCAGCCGGCCGGTATGCCGACGAGATCATCCCGGTGACCACGACGATGGCCGTGGTCGACAAGGACACCAAGGCCGTGTCGCACCGCGACGTGACGGTGGACCACGACACCTGCAACCGCCCGGGCACCACCTACGAATCGCTCGCGAAGCTGGAGCCGGTGCGGGGCGCCGACCAGTTCATCACCGCGGGCAACGCCTCGCAGTTGAGCGACGGCGCCTCGGCCTGCGTGCTGATGGACAGCCGGGAAGCCGAGCGCCGCGGCCTGCAGCCGCTGGGTGCCTTCCGCGGCATGGCCGTGGCCGGCTGCGAGCCCGATGAAATGGGCATCGGCCCGGTGTTTGCCGTGCCCAAGCTGCTGGCGCGCCACGGCCTCACGGTCGACGACATCGACCTGTGGGAGCTCAACGAGGCGTTTGCATCGCAGTCGGTGTACTGCCAGCAGCGCCTGGGCATCCCCGACGAACGCCTGAACGTCAATGGCGGTGCCATCTCGATCGGCCACCCCTTCGGCATGACCGGTGCGCGGCTGGTGGGCCACGTGCTGCTGGAAGGCCGCCGCCGCAAGGCGCAGAACCCGAACGTGAAGTGGGCCGTGGTGACGATGTGCATCGCGGGTGGCATGGGCGCCGCCGGCCTCTTCGAAATCTTCTGA
- a CDS encoding acyl-CoA dehydrogenase, which yields MSQNKATFNWADPLLLDDQLTDEERMVRDAACAYAQDKLLPRVLEAFRHERTDPAIFREMGELGLLGPTIPTEYGGAGLNYVSYGLIAREVERVDSGYRSMMSVQSSLVMVPINAFGNEATKRKYLPKLATGEFIGCFGLTEPNHGSDPASMLTRATRVDGGYTLRGSKMWISNSPIADVFVVWAQCEENGKDQIRGFVLEKGWKGLSAPAIHGKVGLRASITGEIVMDDVFVPEENAFPEVRGLKGPFTCLNSARYGISWGAMGAAEDCWFRARQYVLDRKQFGKPLAANQLIQKKLADMQTEIALGLQGSLRLGRLKDEGKAAVEITSIMKRNNCGKALDIARLARDMMGGNGISDEFGVARHLVNLEVVNTYEGTHDIHALILGRAQTGIQAFF from the coding sequence ATGAGCCAGAACAAAGCCACCTTCAACTGGGCCGACCCGCTGCTGCTGGACGACCAGCTGACCGATGAGGAACGCATGGTGCGCGACGCCGCGTGCGCCTACGCGCAAGACAAGCTGCTGCCCCGCGTGCTCGAGGCCTTTCGGCACGAGCGCACCGACCCGGCCATCTTTCGGGAGATGGGCGAGCTGGGCCTGCTTGGGCCCACCATCCCGACCGAGTACGGCGGCGCCGGCCTGAATTACGTGAGCTACGGCCTGATCGCGCGCGAGGTGGAGCGCGTGGACAGCGGCTACCGCTCGATGATGAGCGTGCAGTCCTCGCTGGTCATGGTGCCCATCAACGCGTTCGGCAACGAAGCAACGAAGCGGAAGTACCTGCCGAAGCTCGCCACGGGCGAATTCATCGGGTGCTTCGGCCTGACCGAGCCGAACCACGGCTCCGACCCGGCCAGCATGCTGACGCGCGCCACCCGGGTGGACGGCGGCTACACGCTGCGCGGCAGCAAGATGTGGATCAGCAATTCGCCGATTGCCGACGTGTTCGTGGTGTGGGCGCAGTGTGAAGAGAACGGCAAGGACCAGATCCGCGGCTTCGTGCTGGAGAAGGGCTGGAAGGGCCTGAGCGCGCCGGCCATCCACGGCAAGGTGGGGCTGCGTGCCAGCATCACCGGCGAGATCGTGATGGACGACGTCTTCGTGCCGGAAGAAAACGCCTTCCCCGAGGTGCGTGGCCTCAAGGGCCCGTTCACCTGCCTGAACAGCGCACGCTACGGGATCTCGTGGGGCGCGATGGGCGCGGCCGAAGACTGCTGGTTCCGCGCACGTCAGTATGTGCTCGACCGCAAGCAGTTCGGCAAGCCGCTGGCGGCCAACCAGCTGATCCAGAAGAAGCTGGCCGACATGCAGACCGAGATCGCGCTGGGCCTGCAGGGCAGCCTGCGCCTGGGCCGACTCAAGGACGAAGGCAAGGCCGCGGTCGAGATCACCTCGATCATGAAGCGCAACAACTGCGGCAAGGCGCTCGACATCGCCCGTCTGGCGCGCGACATGATGGGCGGCAACGGCATCAGCGACGAGTTCGGTGTGGCACGGCACCTCGTCAACCTCGAGGTGGTCAACACCTACGAAGGCACGCACGACATCCACGCGCTGATCCTGGGCCGCGCCCAGACGGGCATCCAGGCCTTCTTCTGA
- a CDS encoding acyl-CoA dehydrogenase family protein produces the protein MDLNLTPEEQAFRAEVRRFIAEKVPARLTDKVRHGQHLTKADYEEWHAILHAQGWLANHWPQAWGGTGWNAVEKFIFENECALAWCPRTVPFGVNMLGPVLIKYGNEAQKRYWLPRILSGEDWWCQGYSEPGAGSDLASVKTSAVRQGDHYLVNGQKTWTTLGHHANMIFCLVRTNREAKQQEGISFLLIDMASPGIEVRPIITLDGEHEVNEVFFTDVKVPVENLVGEENKGWTCAKYLLTYERTNIAGVGFSVAALARLKVIAQKVMKNGRPLAQDPLFAARLAKVEIDLENMKTTNLRVIAAVAGGGAPGAESSMLKIKGTEIRQEINALTRRAMGPHALPFLPEALEGGADDDARVGPRDAAYAAAQYFNNRKLSIFGGSNEIQKNIISKMILGL, from the coding sequence ATGGACCTGAACCTGACCCCCGAAGAGCAGGCCTTTCGCGCCGAGGTGCGCCGCTTCATCGCCGAGAAGGTGCCGGCCCGCCTCACGGACAAGGTGCGCCACGGCCAGCACCTGACCAAGGCCGATTACGAAGAATGGCACGCCATCCTCCATGCCCAGGGCTGGCTGGCCAACCACTGGCCCCAGGCATGGGGCGGCACCGGCTGGAACGCCGTCGAGAAGTTCATCTTCGAAAACGAATGCGCGCTGGCGTGGTGCCCCCGCACAGTGCCCTTCGGCGTGAACATGCTGGGCCCGGTGCTGATCAAGTACGGCAACGAAGCGCAGAAGCGGTACTGGCTGCCGCGCATCCTCAGCGGTGAGGACTGGTGGTGCCAGGGCTATTCCGAGCCCGGCGCCGGCTCCGACCTCGCCTCGGTCAAGACCAGCGCCGTGCGCCAGGGCGACCACTACCTCGTCAACGGCCAGAAGACCTGGACCACGCTGGGCCACCACGCCAACATGATCTTCTGCCTGGTTCGCACCAACCGCGAAGCCAAGCAGCAGGAGGGCATCAGCTTCCTGCTGATCGACATGGCCAGCCCGGGCATCGAAGTGCGCCCCATCATCACGCTGGACGGCGAGCACGAGGTCAACGAAGTCTTCTTCACCGACGTGAAGGTGCCGGTCGAGAACCTGGTCGGCGAAGAGAACAAGGGCTGGACCTGCGCCAAGTACCTCCTGACCTACGAGCGCACCAACATCGCGGGCGTGGGCTTCTCGGTGGCCGCGCTGGCACGCCTGAAGGTGATTGCGCAGAAGGTGATGAAGAACGGCCGCCCGCTGGCCCAGGACCCGCTGTTCGCGGCCCGCCTGGCCAAGGTCGAGATCGACCTGGAGAACATGAAGACCACCAACCTGCGTGTGATCGCCGCGGTGGCTGGCGGGGGGGCGCCTGGCGCGGAAAGCTCGATGCTGAAGATCAAGGGCACCGAGATCCGCCAGGAAATCAATGCGCTGACGCGCCGCGCCATGGGCCCGCATGCCCTGCCCTTCCTGCCCGAGGCGCTGGAGGGCGGTGCCGATGACGACGCCCGCGTCGGCCCGCGCGATGCCGCCTACGCCGCCGCGCAGTACTTCAACAACCGCAAGCTGTCGATCTTCGGCGGCTCGAACGAAATCCAGAAGAACATCATCTCCAAGATGATCCTGGGCCTGTGA